A genome region from Leifsonia sp. Root112D2 includes the following:
- a CDS encoding D-arabinono-1,4-lactone oxidase, whose translation MTATGGVWRNWGRSEKVRPRRVERPTSVGAVQRAVLAAAAQGLSIKAVGAGHSFTGIAVAPGVLLDLDGLSGLIAVDAPRRRVTLAAGTRLFALPALLRPYGLALENMGDIDRQSIAGATSTGTHGTGGSFGGLATQIVGATLVTASGELLRVSESENAELLPAVRLGLGALGILVELTLQCVPAFVLHAVERPEPLEAVIDSYLHRSAAEDHFEFYWFPHTETALTKTNTRLAGDAPRQPLGAVGRWVDDELLANGLYRGVCSLGVVAPGIVPPFNRLAQRLTGNREFSDASHRVFVTNRTVRFREMEYALPREAVPDALRAVKALISTRGWRISFPVEVRSAAADENWLSTAYSRPSGYIAVHRYFRENPGDYFHAVEEIMMAHDGRPHWGKMHYRDAVSLRAAYPRFDDFVAVRDRLDPERRFANPYLERVLGA comes from the coding sequence GTGACGGCAACCGGGGGAGTGTGGCGCAACTGGGGGCGCAGCGAGAAGGTTCGGCCGCGACGCGTCGAACGACCCACGAGCGTCGGCGCGGTGCAGCGGGCCGTGTTGGCGGCGGCCGCGCAGGGCCTCAGCATCAAGGCGGTCGGTGCCGGGCACAGTTTCACGGGCATTGCCGTTGCCCCGGGTGTGCTGCTCGATCTCGACGGCCTGAGCGGACTCATCGCCGTTGATGCGCCGCGGCGACGCGTCACCCTGGCCGCGGGCACGCGGCTCTTTGCGCTTCCGGCGTTGTTGCGGCCGTACGGTCTGGCCCTGGAGAACATGGGCGACATCGACAGGCAGAGCATCGCCGGGGCGACGTCGACCGGCACCCACGGCACGGGCGGTTCGTTCGGCGGTCTCGCGACGCAGATTGTCGGGGCGACGTTGGTGACGGCATCCGGCGAACTGCTGCGGGTCAGCGAGAGCGAGAACGCCGAGCTTCTACCGGCCGTGCGCCTGGGGTTGGGTGCCCTGGGCATCCTGGTGGAGCTGACGCTGCAGTGCGTGCCCGCGTTCGTGCTGCACGCCGTGGAGAGACCCGAGCCGCTTGAGGCGGTCATCGACAGCTATCTGCACCGTTCGGCGGCCGAGGACCACTTCGAGTTCTACTGGTTTCCACACACCGAGACGGCGCTCACGAAGACCAACACGCGTCTTGCCGGCGATGCGCCCCGGCAGCCCCTCGGGGCCGTCGGTCGCTGGGTGGACGACGAGCTTCTCGCCAACGGCCTGTATCGGGGCGTGTGCAGCCTCGGCGTTGTCGCGCCCGGCATCGTGCCGCCGTTCAACCGGCTGGCACAGAGGCTGACAGGCAACCGCGAATTTTCGGATGCCTCCCATCGCGTGTTCGTCACCAACCGCACCGTGCGCTTTCGGGAGATGGAGTACGCGCTGCCTCGTGAAGCGGTGCCCGACGCCTTGCGCGCGGTGAAGGCGCTCATCTCCACGCGTGGCTGGCGCATCTCCTTCCCGGTGGAGGTGCGCTCCGCTGCAGCGGACGAGAACTGGCTGTCGACCGCGTATTCTCGGCCCAGCGGCTACATCGCGGTGCACCGCTACTTTCGGGAGAATCCCGGGGACTATTTTCACGCGGTCGAGGAGATCATGATGGCGCACGACGGCAGGCCGCACTGGGGCAAGATGCACTACCGTGACGCAGTGTCGCTGCGTGCCGCCTACCCGCGTTTCGACGACTTCGTCGCCGTGCGCGACAGGCTCGACCCCGAGCGGCGCTTCGCGAACCCATACCTCGAGCGGGTGCTCGGGGCATGA